TCGTCGATAGAGTTATCCACCACCTCGAAGACCATGTGGTGCAAACCCGTGCCGTCATCGGTATCACCGATGTACATACCGGGGCGTTTGCGCACCGCTTCCAAGCCTTTGAGTACTTTAATGTTCGAGGAATCGTAGGTTGGTACAGGTGTTGGTTCAGTCATGTCTTTTCCATTATTGCTGTGATTTTGGTGGCTACGCGCTGGCAAACACTTGCCCGTGTTTCACGTGAAACACCTTGGCATCTGCCACCCAGTTCTTCAAAGGTTGGTGATGTGTGCCGGTAATCAGCAACTGTTGTTGTGTCGTGTGCAGCGTATTGTATAACGCTTGCTGATTTTGCTCATCCAATTCTGCTGCCAAGTCGTCGATGGCGATTATACCGCGTTTTGTACCGCTCTCGGCAATGGCATGGCTTTGCGCCAATAATAAACTCACCGCGAGTATTTTCAGTTGCCCGCGTGACGCAACCCGCACCGCCGGAATCCCATCCAACAGAATGTGTAAATCCGCCCGATGCGCACCGTAGAGACTGAAACCCTGCTTGAGTTCCTGTTCGGCTTTCTCACGAAAAAAAGTATGCAGGGCAGTTTCGTCTTCCACTGCAATACCTTGCGGGAAACCGCTGCTGAGATGCAGTTGCGGCGTGCCTGACGCCGCTAACAGTTCGTGGGTATGCTGCAAGGCTTCCAGTAAGGCACTGAGAGCGTTCACGCGGTATCGGTACAGCACGGGCTGCAAGCTGATAAGTTGTTGCGTCCATGGCGGCAACGCCTGACGCTGGCGCGGATCACGCAAACAGGTATTGCGCTGCTTCAATACCCGCTGATACTGCCGCCATGCAGTATTGAAATCGGCAAAACGGTAAAACGCAATCCAGTCGAGAAACGCCCGCCGCGCTGTCGGACTGCCAGTGACCAGTTCCACCGAACCGGGGTGAATCAGGGTGAGGGGAACATGGCTGCTGAGTTCGGCTTGCTGCGGCACATCAGCATGGTTGATACGAATGCGGGTATCCGCCACACTTTTGCTGATGCCCAAAGGGTAACGCGCCCCGGATAAACCGTTTTCCACAATGGCTGCCACGGTGAGTTCGGTTTCCCCCCGGCTAATTAATTCGGCAATACGTGGGGTACGAAACGAACGCCCGCGTGACAACACACTCAAGGCTTCCAGCACGCTGGATTTGCCTGAAGCATTATCGCCGTACAGCACATTGACCCGTTCTGCCAAAGCCAGCTCCGCACGCAAAACCACGCGGCAATGCTCAACGCTGACGCGGCTTAGCCACATGCGTTTGGATTCCGCACCTTACAGGCGAATCGGCATAATGACGTTGCGCACTGTCTCATCGTCGGGGTCGGTCAATAACACACTGCTTTCTGGGGCGTTGCAATGCAAACGCAGGGTTTGCCCATGCAAATGGTTGACCGCATCCAACAGGTAAGTGACGTTGAAGCCAATGCTGAAATCCTTGCCGCTGTATTGCACATCCAATTCATCCGTAGCGATTTCTTGCTCAGGATTATTGGCTTCAACTTTTAAGCTGTTTTCGCTCAAAGAAAGGCGCACCCCCCGAAACTTCTCATTGGAGAGTATCGCTACTCGACCCAACATGTCTTTGAAAGCTTTACGATCCAAATCCACCTGAATTTGTCCGCCACCCGGAACTGCCGCGCGGTAATCCGGGTAACGCCCATCCACCAATTTAGTGGTGAAGCGCAAATTATCCAACTGCACCCGCAAATGGTTTTGGCTGCTCTGTACCTGTACAGGCACTTGGCAGTCATTGCGGAGCAAACGTGATAACTCCAATACGCCTTTGCGCGGAATAATCAACTGACGGCTGTGTTCCACGCCAGACATCTCAGCGGTATGAAAACACAGCGCCAAACGGTGTCCGTCGGTTGCTACCGTGCGCACACCATCGGGGTTGACTTCCAGCAACAGGCCATTGAGGTAATAACGCACATCTTGATTAGCCATTGCGAACGCGGCGGCTTCAAGCAAATGCTTCAGGGTATTTTCTGGCAGTTCAAGGGTATGCACATCCCCAATGTCTTCCAGTTCCGGGAATTCGCTGGCGGGTAGGGTGGCAAGTTCAAAGCGACTGCGACCGGCAGTGACCCGTGCGCGTTTGTCTTCTTGCACTTCGATATTCACAATGCTTTCAGGGGGAAGCGATTTGCAAATGTCGGCGAGTTTGCGAGCGGGTAAAGTGATCTCCCCGTCGGCACCGTCCATGATTGGCGCGTGGGTGGCAATTTCCAATTCCAGATCAGTACCGCGCCAGAAGGCTTGGCTGCTTTGAATCCGCAGTAATACGTTTTCCAGAATCGGGGCAGTATGGCGTTTCTCGATAGCCCCTAAGGTGGCTTGCAGGGATTCGAGCAGGTGTTCACGGGTTTGGGTTAGTCTCATTACTGATATATCTTAAATCTTAAAGAATAGTAATCATAATAGGGAAGCAGCTCAATTGTGGATAACCTGGCTATCTAGCTGATTTTCCTGTATCACATTGTACTTATCCACAAGGATAAGGCTGTGGGTTACTTCCTTGCCTTTTTGTTAGTATCTTGTGGATACTTTTCCATCCACCAATTATCCACAGGTTGCCCCATGGGTTATCAGGGTGGTTATCCTCAGCTTGTTAGCGTCCGAAACAAGATGCGGTATTCCTCTTCCAGCTTCGGATCAGACTCACGCAGTTCGGTCACTTTACGGCAGGCGTGCAATACCGTGGTGTGGTCGCGTCCGCCAAACTCGTCGCCAATTTCCGGCAAGCTGTGGTTGGTCAGTTCTTTGGATAACGCCATCGCAATTTGCCGGGGACGTGCCACCGAGCGGTTACGGCTTTTTGCATCCATGTCGGTTATCCGAATATTATAGTATTGCGCGACTATTTTTTTGATATTCCCCATCGAAACCATCTTATCTTGGCTGGCTAACTGATCGCGCAGCGCATTTTGCACAAAATCCAAGGTCACTTGGGTGGTGCATTTCAGGCGCATACTGGCGATGACCCGTTGCAAGGCGCCTTCCAAATCACGAATATTAGAGTGGAAGCGTTTGCCAATGAAAAAACTGACCTCATTCGGCAAGTGCAGCCCTGCATCTTCGGCTTTTTTACGCAAAATCGCTACCCGCGTTTCGAGATCGGGGGATTCAATTTGCACAGTCAAACCCCAGTTGAAGCGCGTTTTCAGGCGGTCTTCTATGCCATCGAGATCGCGGGGGAATTTATCACTGGCGAGAATAATACGCTTTTGGCCTTCCAGCAGCGCATTAAACGTGTGAAAAAATTCTTCCATCGAACGGTCTTTGCCTGCAAAAAACTGAATGTCATCGATGAGCAGTGCATCCAAATTGCGGTAATGCTGCTTGAACTCTTCCATGCGCGAATTGCGGATGGCGGAAATCATGTCGTTTACAAAACGTTCGGCGTACACATAAATCACCTTAGCCGCCGGGTCGCATTCAAGA
The DNA window shown above is from Candidatus Thiothrix sulfatifontis and carries:
- the recF gene encoding DNA replication and repair protein RecF (All proteins in this family for which functions are known are DNA-binding proteins that assist the filamentation of RecA onto DNA for the initiation of recombination or recombinational repair.) yields the protein MWLSRVSVEHCRVVLRAELALAERVNVLYGDNASGKSSVLEALSVLSRGRSFRTPRIAELISRGETELTVAAIVENGLSGARYPLGISKSVADTRIRINHADVPQQAELSSHVPLTLIHPGSVELVTGSPTARRAFLDWIAFYRFADFNTAWRQYQRVLKQRNTCLRDPRQRQALPPWTQQLISLQPVLYRYRVNALSALLEALQHTHELLAASGTPQLHLSSGFPQGIAVEDETALHTFFREKAEQELKQGFSLYGAHRADLHILLDGIPAVRVASRGQLKILAVSLLLAQSHAIAESGTKRGIIAIDDLAAELDEQNQQALYNTLHTTQQQLLITGTHHQPLKNWVADAKVFHVKHGQVFASA
- the dnaN gene encoding DNA polymerase III subunit beta: MRLTQTREHLLESLQATLGAIEKRHTAPILENVLLRIQSSQAFWRGTDLELEIATHAPIMDGADGEITLPARKLADICKSLPPESIVNIEVQEDKRARVTAGRSRFELATLPASEFPELEDIGDVHTLELPENTLKHLLEAAAFAMANQDVRYYLNGLLLEVNPDGVRTVATDGHRLALCFHTAEMSGVEHSRQLIIPRKGVLELSRLLRNDCQVPVQVQSSQNHLRVQLDNLRFTTKLVDGRYPDYRAAVPGGGQIQVDLDRKAFKDMLGRVAILSNEKFRGVRLSLSENSLKVEANNPEQEIATDELDVQYSGKDFSIGFNVTYLLDAVNHLHGQTLRLHCNAPESSVLLTDPDDETVRNVIMPIRL
- the dnaA gene encoding chromosomal replication initiator protein DnaA, encoding MLWQQCLQQLEQEIPDSDINTWLRALHAVEKRQALYLLAPNTIVLQQVHEHYLPRIVFHARIITGDNEFDVLLQIGSSVAPPPREEPALTFPQPLRPLGDAPNRDRGWNTQQPAPVSERFANSLNPRMTFANFVEGKSNQLACATSQQVGDHADTGYNPLFIYGGVGLGKTHLMHAIGNRILECDPAAKVIYVYAERFVNDMISAIRNSRMEEFKQHYRNLDALLIDDIQFFAGKDRSMEEFFHTFNALLEGQKRIILASDKFPRDLDGIEDRLKTRFNWGLTVQIESPDLETRVAILRKKAEDAGLHLPNEVSFFIGKRFHSNIRDLEGALQRVIASMRLKCTTQVTLDFVQNALRDQLASQDKMVSMGNIKKIVAQYYNIRITDMDAKSRNRSVARPRQIAMALSKELTNHSLPEIGDEFGGRDHTTVLHACRKVTELRESDPKLEEEYRILFRTLTS